The following are encoded in a window of Flavobacterium cupriresistens genomic DNA:
- a CDS encoding aldo/keto reductase, with the protein MEYRKLGNTELELSAITYGAFAIGGNMWGGNEKKDSIDSIHASIDNGVTTIDTAPFYGFGLSEEMIGEALQSQNRSKVQLLTKFGLVWDGSNKGKGDFFFDADDNEKKLPVYKFASKENIIKEVEESLKRLKTDYIDLLQIHWPDSTTPIQETMEAMDLLIKQGKIRAAGVCNYDVSQLKEAQKTISLASNQVSYSMLNRKIEADLIPLTVAENIGIIAYSPMERGLLTGKYFTDTKLKENDHRNGYFGQFDLQQVKTLIEELSSLAHAKEVNLAQLVLRWTTLQKGITIVLAGARNAEQAISNAKAMDFDLTALELDFINQAISKIK; encoded by the coding sequence ATGGAATATAGAAAACTAGGCAATACTGAACTCGAATTATCAGCAATAACTTATGGTGCATTTGCCATTGGAGGCAACATGTGGGGCGGAAATGAAAAGAAAGACTCAATCGATTCTATCCATGCTTCCATCGACAATGGAGTGACCACAATAGACACTGCTCCTTTCTACGGATTTGGTTTAAGCGAAGAAATGATTGGTGAAGCGCTACAATCACAAAACCGATCAAAAGTGCAATTGTTAACCAAATTTGGACTGGTATGGGACGGAAGCAATAAAGGCAAAGGAGATTTTTTCTTTGATGCAGATGACAACGAAAAAAAACTACCGGTTTACAAATTCGCCTCCAAAGAAAATATAATCAAAGAAGTTGAAGAAAGTCTAAAAAGACTAAAAACTGATTATATTGATTTACTGCAAATCCATTGGCCGGACTCCACTACTCCAATTCAGGAAACTATGGAAGCTATGGACTTGTTAATCAAACAAGGAAAAATAAGAGCTGCCGGAGTTTGCAATTATGATGTTTCACAACTGAAAGAAGCTCAGAAAACAATTTCGTTAGCATCAAATCAGGTTTCGTACAGCATGCTGAATCGCAAAATAGAAGCCGATTTAATTCCGCTTACCGTTGCAGAAAATATCGGAATCATCGCCTACAGTCCAATGGAAAGAGGTTTATTGACCGGAAAATATTTTACCGACACCAAACTAAAAGAAAACGATCACAGAAATGGTTATTTTGGTCAGTTTGATCTTCAGCAAGTCAAAACCTTAATCGAAGAATTGAGTTCATTAGCACACGCAAAAGAAGTCAATTTAGCGCAATTAGTTTTACGTTGGACCACTTTACAAAAAGGAATTACTATTGTTCTAGCCGGAGCAAGAAATGCAGAACAGGCGATTTCAAACGCAAAAGCAATGGATTTCGATCTTACTGCTTTAGAATTGGATTTTATCAATCAGGCCATTTCAAAAATAAAATAA
- a CDS encoding NAD(P)H-dependent oxidoreductase — protein sequence MKKIFIINGGQKFAHSGGKFNQTVQDWTIEYLSQNNNYEIKTTHIEDEIDLQHEVEKFVWADLIIYHTPIWWFQLPNLFKKYIDDVFTQGHNNGIYKSDGRSRVNPDINYGTGGLLHGRKYMLTTSWNAPKTAFTLPGEFFEETSVDDGVMFGFHKMNTFAGIEKVDSFHFHDVEKGATPENITIFKQDYTNHLEETFKTL from the coding sequence ATGAAAAAAATATTTATAATAAACGGCGGGCAAAAATTTGCGCATTCAGGCGGAAAATTCAATCAAACTGTTCAGGACTGGACCATTGAATACCTTTCCCAAAACAATAATTACGAAATAAAAACAACTCATATAGAAGATGAAATTGACCTGCAGCATGAAGTAGAAAAATTCGTTTGGGCAGATTTAATTATTTATCACACCCCAATCTGGTGGTTTCAATTACCTAATCTTTTTAAAAAATACATTGACGATGTTTTTACTCAGGGTCATAACAACGGAATCTATAAAAGTGACGGAAGAAGTCGTGTAAATCCGGACATTAATTATGGAACGGGCGGGCTTTTACACGGTCGTAAATACATGTTGACCACGAGCTGGAATGCTCCAAAAACAGCTTTTACTTTACCGGGGGAATTCTTCGAAGAAACCTCTGTTGATGATGGTGTAATGTTTGGTTTTCATAAAATGAATACGTTTGCCGGAATAGAAAAAGTAGACAGTTTTCATTTTCACGATGTTGAAAAAGGTGCCACACCGGAAAATATTACTATCTTTAAACAAGACTATACCAACCATTTAGAAGAAACTTTCAAAACTTTATAA
- a CDS encoding putative quinol monooxygenase yields MISITAIIKSKKEHLTEIQSRIIHLVAETRKEAACIRYDLHTAENVFIIWEEWKDQAGLDLHNNQSYLLDFIAKSESLLAAPVQVYKTTQLL; encoded by the coding sequence ATGATCTCGATTACAGCTATCATAAAGAGTAAAAAAGAGCACCTAACAGAAATTCAAAGTAGAATTATCCATCTGGTCGCCGAAACCAGAAAAGAAGCGGCTTGTATTCGTTATGACCTGCATACCGCTGAAAATGTGTTTATCATTTGGGAAGAATGGAAGGACCAAGCCGGACTTGATTTACACAACAATCAATCTTATCTGTTGGATTTTATTGCCAAAAGCGAATCCTTATTAGCCGCTCCGGTTCAGGTTTACAAGACAACCCAACTTTTATAA